The sequence below is a genomic window from Deltaproteobacteria bacterium.
CACGGGGACAAGGTCGTGGCGGCCATCCTGCCCGGCCGCAAGGGCAAGAATCCGTCAGGTCGGGTGGTCCGGGTCCTGGAGCGGGCCACGGAGATCATGGCCGTGCGGGTTCTCAGACCGGCCGGAGACGGAGCCGTGCTGGCCCAGGCCACGGACCCCAGGTGCAAGGGTCTGTTCGTCCTGGATTTCGAGGGTCGCAAGGCCCCGGACAAGGGAGACATCGTTCTTGCTGCTCCCGGAGACCGCTTGGAGGGGGGGGGATGGGCCGGCCGGGTCGTGGAGGTTCTGGGCCGGGAGTTCAGCCTTGAGACCCAGGAACGGATCGTCAAGGCCAACCACTCTGTGCCGGGGCCATTCCCCCCGATAGTTCTGGCAGAGGCGGCCAATCTCGGGCCGGAGCCGGATCCGGAAGGCCTGCAAGGCCGGGAAGATTTGACGAATCTCGGTCTGGTGACCATTGACGGTGAGCAGGCCAAGGATTTCGACGACGCCGTTCATGTTCGGGCCAAGGGTGGGGGGTGGATCCTTACCGTGGCCATCGCCGATGTGTCTCATTACGTACAGCCAGGATCGGCCCTGGACCGCGAGGCCCTGGAGCGGGGCAACTCCTTCTATTTTCCCCGCTCGGTTGAGCCCATGCTGCCCGAGGCCCTGTCCAACGGCCTGTGCAGTCTGGTACCGGGGCGGCCCAGACTGGCCATGGCCGTGGAAATGGAGTTCGACAGGCTCGGCAGGCGCACGGGTCAGCGGTGCTTCGCGGCAGTTATCCGCAGCGAGGCCAGGTTGACCTATACTCAGGTCCAGGGCCTGTTTTCCAGGGGTGAGGGCCGCGACGAGTCTTGGGGGCTCATGCTCGAGGAGGCGGCCAAGTTGGCCGAGATTCTCCGAAATGCCCGGGCCCGGCAGGGAAGCCTGGACTTCGACCTGCCCGAGCCTGAGATAATTCAGGGCCTTTTGGACGGCAGTGTGGGTATTCGGGCCCGCGAGCGATTCTTCTCCCATCGTCTGGTGG
It includes:
- a CDS encoding VacB/RNase II family 3'-5' exoribonuclease; amino-acid sequence: HGDKVVAAILPGRKGKNPSGRVVRVLERATEIMAVRVLRPAGDGAVLAQATDPRCKGLFVLDFEGRKAPDKGDIVLAAPGDRLEGGGWAGRVVEVLGREFSLETQERIVKANHSVPGPFPPIVLAEAANLGPEPDPEGLQGREDLTNLGLVTIDGEQAKDFDDAVHVRAKGGGWILTVAIADVSHYVQPGSALDREALERGNSFYFPRSVEPMLPEALSNGLCSLVPGRPRLAMAVEMEFDRLGRRTGQRCFAAVIRSEARLTYTQVQGLFSRGEGRDESWGLMLEEAAKLAEILRNARARQGSLDFDLPEPEIIQGLLDGSVGIRARERFFSHRLVEEFMISANECVAEILTRAEKVLPYRVHPLPDPDKLSALFRLLTTAGVLPERPDEITPASLQSVLALVRDTEREFLVNRLMLRTMSQAGYSPTNEGHFGLASECYCHFTSPIRRYADLLVHRVLKSVLARDGRIFRVKPLKRICDGINRCERRAMEAEREMLKRAGILHLRDRIGDVFAGVISGVADFGFWVELDSVLVEGLVRLSTLHDDYYEFRADEHRHLGRGTGRTFGLGQRVTVRLVNTSLDRLEVDLEVEDA